A window from Gopherus evgoodei ecotype Sinaloan lineage chromosome 24, rGopEvg1_v1.p, whole genome shotgun sequence encodes these proteins:
- the SHE gene encoding SH2 domain-containing adapter protein E isoform X2 — MAAKWFKEFPSSLKTASERARPGSGSLGKLCSASRKPLGPAEPGPGPLQGKNRKNSAAELGGCRAAPGPSKDGGSRLSRDNLQGLIQAATGKMRKNSRAEGSPQEGAPKGPGCSTYMNRLIKVDAHEKNGKSYPGSSPSPEEEKGRSPKQETVIILEDYADPYDAKRTKGQREAERLGENDGYMEPYDAQQMITEIRRRGSKDPLIKAILLLDGPGEPGEGGTRPDAAPKRQVSKEQLGKAPPQLYDTPYEPGEAPASTPQDRKMRAVDSRLPENDERPATEYEQPWEWKKEQIVKALSVQFEGAERVGTPKDEALRQHHRQKSWTPKTLKPTLADHGEGERVDPALALEKQPWYHGAITRAEAESRLQPCKEAGYLVRTSETGSGKYSIALKTSQGCVHIIVAQTKDNKYTLSQTSGVFGSVPEVVHHYSAEKLPFKGAEHMTLLHPVHSKLQ, encoded by the exons atggcgGCCAAGTGGTTCAAGGAGTTCCCCTCCAGTCTGAAGACGGCTTCCGAGCGGGCCAGACCGGGCAGCGGGAGCCTGGGCAAGCTGTGCAGTGCCTCTCGGAAGCCCCTGGGCCCCGCCGAGCCGGGCCCCGGCCCACTGCAGGGCAAAAACCGCAAGAACTCGGCGGCcgagctggggggctgcagggcggcTCCGGGGCCCAGCAAGGACGGTGGCAGCAGGCTGTCCCGGGACAACCTGCAGGGGCTGATCCAGGCCGCCACGGGCAAGATGCGCAAGAACTCACGGGCGGAGGGGAGCCCCCAGGAGGGTGCCCCCAagggccctggctgcagcacctACATGAATCGGCTCATCAAGGTGGACGCCCATGAGAAGAATGGGAAAAGCTACCCCGGCAGCAGCCCCTCgccggaggaggagaagggcagGAGTCCCAAGCAGGAGACG GTCATCATTCTGGAGGACTACGCCGACCCGTATGACGCCAAGCGCACCAAGGGCCAGCGGGAGGCGGAGCGGCTGGGGGAGAACGATGGGTACATGGAGCCCTACGACGCGCAGCAGATGATAACTG AAATCCGCAGGCGGGGCTCCAAGGACCCTCTGATCAAAGCCATCCTGCTGCTGGACGGGCCCGGGGAGCCAGGGGAGGGCGGCACTAGGCCAGACGCAGCGCCCAAGCGGCAGGTCTCCAAGGAGCAGCTGGGGAAGGCCCCGCCGCAGCTCTATGACACCCCCTATGAGCCCGGGGAGGCACCGGccagcaccccgcaggacaggaAGATGCGGGCGGTGGACAGCCGGCTCCCGGAGAATGACGAGCGCCCTGCCACGGAGTACGAGCAGCCCTGGGAGTGGAAGAAGGAGCAGATAGTGAAGGCTCTGTCAG TCCAGTTTGAGGGAGCGGAGCGGGTGGGCACCCCCAAGGACGAGGCGCTGCGGCAGCACCATCGCCAGAAGAGCTGGACTCCCAAGACCCTGAAGCCAACGCTCGCAGACCATGGCGAGGGCGAGCGAGTGGACCCAGCCCTGGCGCTGGAGAAGCAGCC CTGGTATCATGGAGCCATCACCCGGGCTGAGGCCGAGAGCCGACTGCAGCCCTGCAAAGAGGCCGGTTACCTGGTGCGGACCAGCGAGACGGGGAGCGGCAAATACTCCATCGCACTCAA GACCAGTCAGGGATGCGTCCACATCATCGTGGCCCAGACCAAGGACAACAAGTACACGCTGAGCCAGACTAGCGGCGTCTTCGGCAGCGTCCCCGAGGTGGTGCATCACTACTCCGCCGAGAAGCTGCCTTTCAAAGGGGCGGAGCACATGACCCTGCTGCACCCCGTGCACAGCAAGCTGCAGTAG
- the SHE gene encoding SH2 domain-containing adapter protein E isoform X1: MAAKWFKEFPSSLKTASERARPGSGSLGKLCSASRKPLGPAEPGPGPLQGKNRKNSAAELGGCRAAPGPSKDGGSRLSRDNLQGLIQAATGKMRKNSRAEGSPQEGAPKGPGCSTYMNRLIKVDAHEKNGKSYPGSSPSPEEEKGRSPKQETQVIILEDYADPYDAKRTKGQREAERLGENDGYMEPYDAQQMITEIRRRGSKDPLIKAILLLDGPGEPGEGGTRPDAAPKRQVSKEQLGKAPPQLYDTPYEPGEAPASTPQDRKMRAVDSRLPENDERPATEYEQPWEWKKEQIVKALSVQFEGAERVGTPKDEALRQHHRQKSWTPKTLKPTLADHGEGERVDPALALEKQPWYHGAITRAEAESRLQPCKEAGYLVRTSETGSGKYSIALKTSQGCVHIIVAQTKDNKYTLSQTSGVFGSVPEVVHHYSAEKLPFKGAEHMTLLHPVHSKLQ; this comes from the exons atggcgGCCAAGTGGTTCAAGGAGTTCCCCTCCAGTCTGAAGACGGCTTCCGAGCGGGCCAGACCGGGCAGCGGGAGCCTGGGCAAGCTGTGCAGTGCCTCTCGGAAGCCCCTGGGCCCCGCCGAGCCGGGCCCCGGCCCACTGCAGGGCAAAAACCGCAAGAACTCGGCGGCcgagctggggggctgcagggcggcTCCGGGGCCCAGCAAGGACGGTGGCAGCAGGCTGTCCCGGGACAACCTGCAGGGGCTGATCCAGGCCGCCACGGGCAAGATGCGCAAGAACTCACGGGCGGAGGGGAGCCCCCAGGAGGGTGCCCCCAagggccctggctgcagcacctACATGAATCGGCTCATCAAGGTGGACGCCCATGAGAAGAATGGGAAAAGCTACCCCGGCAGCAGCCCCTCgccggaggaggagaagggcagGAGTCCCAAGCAGGAGACG CAGGTCATCATTCTGGAGGACTACGCCGACCCGTATGACGCCAAGCGCACCAAGGGCCAGCGGGAGGCGGAGCGGCTGGGGGAGAACGATGGGTACATGGAGCCCTACGACGCGCAGCAGATGATAACTG AAATCCGCAGGCGGGGCTCCAAGGACCCTCTGATCAAAGCCATCCTGCTGCTGGACGGGCCCGGGGAGCCAGGGGAGGGCGGCACTAGGCCAGACGCAGCGCCCAAGCGGCAGGTCTCCAAGGAGCAGCTGGGGAAGGCCCCGCCGCAGCTCTATGACACCCCCTATGAGCCCGGGGAGGCACCGGccagcaccccgcaggacaggaAGATGCGGGCGGTGGACAGCCGGCTCCCGGAGAATGACGAGCGCCCTGCCACGGAGTACGAGCAGCCCTGGGAGTGGAAGAAGGAGCAGATAGTGAAGGCTCTGTCAG TCCAGTTTGAGGGAGCGGAGCGGGTGGGCACCCCCAAGGACGAGGCGCTGCGGCAGCACCATCGCCAGAAGAGCTGGACTCCCAAGACCCTGAAGCCAACGCTCGCAGACCATGGCGAGGGCGAGCGAGTGGACCCAGCCCTGGCGCTGGAGAAGCAGCC CTGGTATCATGGAGCCATCACCCGGGCTGAGGCCGAGAGCCGACTGCAGCCCTGCAAAGAGGCCGGTTACCTGGTGCGGACCAGCGAGACGGGGAGCGGCAAATACTCCATCGCACTCAA GACCAGTCAGGGATGCGTCCACATCATCGTGGCCCAGACCAAGGACAACAAGTACACGCTGAGCCAGACTAGCGGCGTCTTCGGCAGCGTCCCCGAGGTGGTGCATCACTACTCCGCCGAGAAGCTGCCTTTCAAAGGGGCGGAGCACATGACCCTGCTGCACCCCGTGCACAGCAAGCTGCAGTAG
- the TDRD10 gene encoding tudor domain-containing protein 10 isoform X1, whose protein sequence is MASSSGGWGAPKSHKPNGKPQQLKYSGVTKKKDSEVYVGNVPPEMTEEDILLLLRDFHPQHIKRCHSGLRSYAFVDLSSSEQVQAAIQRFNGHLVNGRRLFLSRTGADNGRKAPAETQSTVEMPALERVPRGELSLSHAKAETQTLQPAPPDAARQICYAVPMEMRGSFLALMLKDCFQDLNWLVSIAKLHGEAGLLVTDALPQTPYFWAIHLTEESHSNMHKLFCQLAEEESKQPYLTRQAVQRGTRCMAECILGEDGAAWNRCWVLEKVEDLAVVLFVDFGRSATVPLNSLRKLDEDDFWDIKPLAQPFMFQKEIVSARPMVRQILRGKVVGPSRLEPHILTFTFCTEEEAEDL, encoded by the exons AT GGCAAGCAGCAGCGGTGGCTGGGGCGCTCCCAAGTCCCACAAGCCCAACGGGAAACCGCAGCAGCTCAAATACTCAG GTGTCACCAAGAAAAAGGATTCAGAAGTTTATGTCGGAAACGTCCCGCCTGAGATGACGGAG GAGGACATACTGCTCCTGCTCAGGGACTTCCACCCGCAGCATATTAAAAGGTGCCATTCCGGGCTGAGAAG ctatGCCTTTGTAGATCTCAGCTCCTCTGAGCAGGTGCAGGCCGCAATCCAGCGCTTCAACGGGCACCTCGTGAACGGACGTCGCCTGTTTCTGAGCCGCACGGGTGCAGACAACGGGAGGAAGGCCCCGGCTGAGACCCAGAGCACCGTGGAAATGCCC GCTTTGGAGAGAGTCCCTAGGGGAGAGCTTAGTCTGAGCCATG CAAAGGCAGAGACCCAAACCCTGCAGCCGGCGCCTCCCGATGCAGCGAGGCAGATCTGTTATGCGGTTCCCATGGAAATGAG GGGTTCCTTCTTGGCACTCATGCTAAAAGACTGCTTTCAGGATCTGAACTGGTTGGTGTCGATTGCAAAGCTgcacggagaggcagggctgctggtgacggatgctctgccacagaccccgTACTTCTGGGCCATACACCTCACAGAG GAAAGTCACTCGAACATGCACAAGCTGTTCTGCCAGCTGGCGGAAGAGGAATCCAAGCAGCCCTACCTGACGAGGCAGGCGGTGCAGCGAGGGACCCGCTGCATGGCAGAGTGCATTCTGGGGGAGGACGGCGCGGCATGGAACAG GTGCTGGGTCTTGGAGAAAGTGGAAGATCTTGCAGTGGTTCTCTTTGTTGACTTTGGCCGTTCAGCCACTGTTCCTCTCAACTCACTGCGGAAGCTGGATGAAGATGATTTCTGGGACATAAAACCGCTGGCCCAGCCCTTCATGTTCCAAAAAG AGATTGTCTCTGCAAGACCCATGGTCCGGCAAATCCTGCGAGGGAAGGTGGTTGGCCCGTCTCGCCTGGAG CCTCACATCCTGACATTCACCTTCTGCacagaggaggaagctgaggaccTGTGA
- the TDRD10 gene encoding tudor domain-containing protein 10 isoform X3, translated as MPALERVPRGELSLSHAKAETQTLQPAPPDAARQICYAVPMEMRGSFLALMLKDCFQDLNWLVSIAKLHGEAGLLVTDALPQTPYFWAIHLTEESHSNMHKLFCQLAEEESKQPYLTRQAVQRGTRCMAECILGEDGAAWNRCWVLEKVEDLAVVLFVDFGRSATVPLNSLRKLDEDDFWDIKPLAQPFMFQKEIVSARPMVRQILRGKVVGPSRLEPHILTFTFCTEEEAEDL; from the exons ATGCCC GCTTTGGAGAGAGTCCCTAGGGGAGAGCTTAGTCTGAGCCATG CAAAGGCAGAGACCCAAACCCTGCAGCCGGCGCCTCCCGATGCAGCGAGGCAGATCTGTTATGCGGTTCCCATGGAAATGAG GGGTTCCTTCTTGGCACTCATGCTAAAAGACTGCTTTCAGGATCTGAACTGGTTGGTGTCGATTGCAAAGCTgcacggagaggcagggctgctggtgacggatgctctgccacagaccccgTACTTCTGGGCCATACACCTCACAGAG GAAAGTCACTCGAACATGCACAAGCTGTTCTGCCAGCTGGCGGAAGAGGAATCCAAGCAGCCCTACCTGACGAGGCAGGCGGTGCAGCGAGGGACCCGCTGCATGGCAGAGTGCATTCTGGGGGAGGACGGCGCGGCATGGAACAG GTGCTGGGTCTTGGAGAAAGTGGAAGATCTTGCAGTGGTTCTCTTTGTTGACTTTGGCCGTTCAGCCACTGTTCCTCTCAACTCACTGCGGAAGCTGGATGAAGATGATTTCTGGGACATAAAACCGCTGGCCCAGCCCTTCATGTTCCAAAAAG AGATTGTCTCTGCAAGACCCATGGTCCGGCAAATCCTGCGAGGGAAGGTGGTTGGCCCGTCTCGCCTGGAG CCTCACATCCTGACATTCACCTTCTGCacagaggaggaagctgaggaccTGTGA
- the TDRD10 gene encoding tudor domain-containing protein 10 isoform X2: MASSSGGWGAPKSHKPNGKPQQLKYSGVTKKKDSEVYVGNVPPEMTEEDILLLLRDFHPQHIKRCHSGLRSYAFVDLSSSEQVQAAIQRFNGHLVNGRRLFLSRTGADNGRKAPAETQSTVEMPALERVPRGELSLSHAKAETQTLQPAPPDAARQICYAVPMEMRGSFLALMLKDCFQDLNWLVSIAKLHGEAGLLVTDALPQTPYFWAIHLTEESHSNMHKLFCQLAEEESKQPYLTRQAVQRGTRCMAECILGEDGAAWNRCWVLEKVEDLAVVLFVDFGRSATVPLNSLRKLDEDDFWDIKPLAQPFMFQKEIVSARPMVRQILRGKVVGPSRLERRRRKLRTCEL; the protein is encoded by the exons AT GGCAAGCAGCAGCGGTGGCTGGGGCGCTCCCAAGTCCCACAAGCCCAACGGGAAACCGCAGCAGCTCAAATACTCAG GTGTCACCAAGAAAAAGGATTCAGAAGTTTATGTCGGAAACGTCCCGCCTGAGATGACGGAG GAGGACATACTGCTCCTGCTCAGGGACTTCCACCCGCAGCATATTAAAAGGTGCCATTCCGGGCTGAGAAG ctatGCCTTTGTAGATCTCAGCTCCTCTGAGCAGGTGCAGGCCGCAATCCAGCGCTTCAACGGGCACCTCGTGAACGGACGTCGCCTGTTTCTGAGCCGCACGGGTGCAGACAACGGGAGGAAGGCCCCGGCTGAGACCCAGAGCACCGTGGAAATGCCC GCTTTGGAGAGAGTCCCTAGGGGAGAGCTTAGTCTGAGCCATG CAAAGGCAGAGACCCAAACCCTGCAGCCGGCGCCTCCCGATGCAGCGAGGCAGATCTGTTATGCGGTTCCCATGGAAATGAG GGGTTCCTTCTTGGCACTCATGCTAAAAGACTGCTTTCAGGATCTGAACTGGTTGGTGTCGATTGCAAAGCTgcacggagaggcagggctgctggtgacggatgctctgccacagaccccgTACTTCTGGGCCATACACCTCACAGAG GAAAGTCACTCGAACATGCACAAGCTGTTCTGCCAGCTGGCGGAAGAGGAATCCAAGCAGCCCTACCTGACGAGGCAGGCGGTGCAGCGAGGGACCCGCTGCATGGCAGAGTGCATTCTGGGGGAGGACGGCGCGGCATGGAACAG GTGCTGGGTCTTGGAGAAAGTGGAAGATCTTGCAGTGGTTCTCTTTGTTGACTTTGGCCGTTCAGCCACTGTTCCTCTCAACTCACTGCGGAAGCTGGATGAAGATGATTTCTGGGACATAAAACCGCTGGCCCAGCCCTTCATGTTCCAAAAAG AGATTGTCTCTGCAAGACCCATGGTCCGGCAAATCCTGCGAGGGAAGGTGGTTGGCCCGTCTCGCCTGGAG AGGAGG aggaggaagctgaggaccTGTGAGCTCTGA